Proteins encoded within one genomic window of Epinephelus lanceolatus isolate andai-2023 chromosome 9, ASM4190304v1, whole genome shotgun sequence:
- the LOC117252215 gene encoding ceramide transfer protein-like isoform X4, whose product MHPSFLPLSHSVSYMQTHTVMPACSVMGAGHKDGQDEKVSHIRAESGYGSETSLRRHGSMLSLTSAASALSATSTSSFKKGHRLREKLAEMETFRDILCRQVDTLQKYFDSCADVVSKDEFHRDRVVEEDEDDFPTTTRPDGECNHNNNGSKEKLFPPASPKGMNGIDFKGEAITFKATTAGILSTLSHCIELMVKREDSWQKRLDKELEKRRRVEDAYKSAVNELKKKSHYGGPDYEEGPNSLINEDEFFDAVEAALDRQDKIEEQCQSEKVRIPRLTPVPPGDVYSTIGTYRFAAKPHSHSSSLSSVELVSASDDIHRFSAQVEEMVQNHMTYSLQDVGGDANWQLVIEEGEMKVYRREVEENGIVLDPLKATHSVKGVTGHEVCHYFWDTAVRMDWETTIENFNVVETLSDNAVIVYQTHKRVWPASQRDVLYLSAIRKILATNENDPDTWLVCNFSVDHDNALPTNRCVRAKINVAMICQTLVSPPEGDKEISRDNILCKITYVANVNPGGWAPASVLRAVAKREYPKFLKRFTSYVQEKTAGKPILF is encoded by the exons GCCGAGTCTGGCTATGGTTCAGAAACCAGTCTCAGGCGTCATGGTTCCATGTTGTCTCTCACCTCAGCAGCCAGTGCCTTGTCCGCCACGTCCACATCCTCTTTCAAG AAGGGGCACAGGTTGCGTGAGAAACTAGCAGAAATGGAAACCTTCCGGGACATACTGTGCAGACAAGTGGACACCCTGCAGAAATACTTTGACTCCTGTGCTGACGTTGTCTCCAAAGATGAatttcacagagacagag TAGTAGAGGAGGACGAAGATGACTTTCCCACCACTACAAGGCCTGATGGTGAATgtaatcacaacaacaatgggaGCAAAGAGAAAT TGTTCCCACCCGCCAGTCCCAAAGGTATGAATGGAATAGACTTCAAAGGGGAGGCCATCACCTTCAAGGCCACTACAGCAGGAATCCTCTCCACCTTGTCCCACTGCATCGAACTGATGGTCAAACGAGAGGACAGCTGGCAAAAGAGACTTGACAAG GAgctggagaagaggaggagggtagAAGATGCCTACAAGTCAGCTGTGAATGAACTGAAGAAAAAGTCACACTACGGAGGCCCAGACTACGAG GAGGGGCCCAACAGTCTGATCAATGAGGACGAGTTCTTCGATGCGGTGGAAGCTGCGCTGGACAGACAGGACAAGATAGAAGAGCAG TGCCAGTCAGAGAAGGTCAGGATACCTCGATTAACTCCGGTTCCTCCAGGAGACGTCTACTCCACCATCGGCACATACCGGTTTGCCGCCAAG CCCCATAGCCATTCTTCTTCCCTGTCCTCCGTTGAGCTAGTCAGTGCCTCAGACGACATTCACAGATTCAGCGCTCAG gtggaggagatggtgcaGAATCATATGACTTACTCTCTTCAGGATGTGGGTGGAGATGCCAACTGGCAGCTTGTAATAGAAGAAGGAGAGATGAAG GTGTATAGGAGAGAAGTAGAGGAGAACGGTATTGTGCTCGACCCCCTCAAAGCTACACATTCTGTGAAGGGGGTCACAGGACATGAGGTCTGCCACTACTTCTGGGACACAGCTGTCCGAATGGACTGGGAGA CCACCATTGAAAATTTCAACGTTGTGGAAACACTCTCCGACAATGCCGTCATTGTTTACCAAACGCACAAG AGAGTGTGGCCAGCCTCTCAGAGAGACGTGCTCTATCTATCAGCCATCAGGAAGATATTGGCAACAAATGAAAATGACCCTGACACATGGCTGGTCTGCAACTTCTCTGTGGACCACGACAATGCCCTT CCCACAAACAGGTGTGTTCGTGCCAAAATCAACGTTGCTATGATCTGTCAAACGCTGGTCAGCCcaccagagggagataaagAGATCAGCAGAGACAACATCCTTTGTAAGATCACCTACGTTGCCAATG TAAACCCAGGCGGCTGGGCTCCAGCGTCAGTCCTCAGAGCCGTGGCCAAGAGAGAGTATCCCAAGTTCCTCAAACGGTTCACCTCCTACGTGCAGGAGAAAACTGCTGGGAAGCCTATCCTCTTCTGA